Proteins encoded together in one Lathyrus oleraceus cultivar Zhongwan6 chromosome 5, CAAS_Psat_ZW6_1.0, whole genome shotgun sequence window:
- the LOC127080006 gene encoding uncharacterized protein LOC127080006 translates to MAEYEACILGIKAAIDMKIQFLDVYGDSALVVSQIKGDWDTKHENLIPYREHVLSLIPYFEEITFGHIPRGENQLADALATMASMFEISWDDEAPKITIDRFEKPAYCNEIDTEGGEEKPWFYEVKRYLETQEFPEGASVKDKKFLRRFSAKFFLSNGILYKRNHDSTLLRCVDKKEATEIMEDMHDGIFGTHSSGHTMTKKILRA, encoded by the coding sequence atggctgagtatgaggcatgtatccTGGGCATCAAAGCTGCCATTGATATGAAAATTCAGTTCCTGGacgtatatggagattcagcccTGGTAGTGAGTCAGATTAAAGGAGATTGGGATACTAAGCATGAAAATCTTATTCCCTACAGAGAGCATGTGCTGTCTTTGATCCcatattttgaagagattacCTTTGGACACATTCCACGAGgagagaatcagttggcagatgCATTAGCCACCATGGCATCTATGTTTGAGATTAGCTGGGATGATGAAGCTCCCAAGATTACTATTGATAGATTTGAGAAGCCTGCATACTGCAATGAGATTGATACTGAAGGAGGAGAGGAAAAGCCTTGGTTCTATGAAGTAAAAAGATATCTTGAAACTCAGGAGTTCCCTGAAGGGGCATCtgtcaaagataagaagtttctGAGGAGGTTTTCTGCTAAGTTCTTCTTGAGTAATGGAATTTTGTACAAACGCaatcatgattcaactttgcttcgttgtgtggataagAAGGAAGCAACagagattatggaagacatgcatgatgggATTTTTGGCACTCATTCTAGTGGTCATACTATGAcaaagaagatattgagagcatga